The genomic DNA AGAATATCGTATTGACTTTTTTTCATGCCAATAAGTGTATCACCTACATTTTCGACAAACAGCTTAACTAATTCGTTGGTAGTTATACCTTTCGAAAGATAAATTCCATGTTTTTTTGCTTGATTGAGATTGCGTTTTGTATTTTTTGAATATTTTTTTTGAAGAATCTCATAAGGTTCAATCAAATCGAGATGAAAATTTGCATTTGGTTTTAAATCAAAAATATCGCTCTCTATTTTATTGATTGTGTTTAATTTTATTTGAACAATTTTGTATTTTTTCGGAATTGCTCTAAGAAATTTTTCTACTAAAACAGCATCAATCTTTTTTGAAGAAAAAACGCCAAGTTGCTGAGTATAATCAGGTTGAGCAAGATATTGAATCCCATACTTTTTTTTGTGAGTTAGCGGCATCACACTTTCGTAATCGCCTTCTACAAGTGCATCCCAATTTTCCGAAACTATATCAAGATACCAAGAATTAGCATAGACTATTTCATTTACAGATCGGGCAATGGAAATATTCCATTTTTTTATATCAATTTCTTTATGTTTTAAATACCTGATTTTCAATTTGATTTTTGTTGATAAAAATAATTGTTATTGGCAAGCTTCCAACATTTTAGTATAAACTTTTCTCCATCCGTTCCATTCTCCAATGTCATTTAACGACTCGTTGTGCCACAAACTAATAAATGTTCCATTTACTCTTTTTACTTTTTCGATTAGTTCTGTAATTTTTTGAATTGATTCTTCGCTCGAAAATTTTAAGTATTTTTTTAGACTTACATCCATCACTTGAAACGGAAATATCTTCAGATCAGTTTCAATATTTTTGGTTAGATCGAAAAAATTGAATGGGCTACAAATTCCAGCTCTAAAACCAATTTTTTCGGCATAACCTAAAGTATAATCTTGCTTTATTCCATTTTCTAGGAGATTTTGATAAGTTTCAGGAAAAAACAGCATTAAATAGTGCTGGCGACTTATTTCAATTTTTTGATTTGCAATTTCCTTCAAGTTGTGAATTTCTTTTTTTAATTGAGCCTTGTTTGTATTAGACGCAAAGGATGGATGAATTCCAATACTAATTTTTCTTGAAATTTCGTATATCATTTTGCGAAAGCTAACATTTGATACAGGGATATTTCTATCGTATTGACTAAAATTCCCAAGCAGAAAAAAGAATATTGCATTGAATTTGTGCTGCTTATGAACTTTGTTGAGAAAAGAATAAGTGTCGTATGGGTCTTTTTTTAAATCTAATAGAACTTTTATTCTCTCAATTGTTTCTTTGAAATTAAAGTCTATTATAGTTTTAGCCAATGCTCCAAAAATTCTGTAATATCCTTTAAATTTATATGCAAAAGCATTGTCAATATCAATAGTAGGAATGTACGAAAAATTGTTTTCTGCAAAAGAAATTTTCGGAAAAACTTCTTTCAATTTTTTTCTAAAAAGCAAAACCCAATTGTTTACAATAGGTTCTTCAAGAAAATTGTTTTTAAAGGCAATACAATTTTCTGCAAGAAATCTTCCGAATTTATCTTTTTTGCCGGGCAAATACTCTTCGTATCTACTTATTAGATAGAAACTTGCAGCAAATATATCGAAGCAAAAAAAAGAATCCTCATTAGTTTCGAAAAAGATTTTTTGATCTTGAAATTCAGAAACTAAAATATTTTTTCCTACAATAGATTCTTCAAAAAGAATTGGATTTGACTCTAAAAATAACTCATCTTTAATTTTTGAACCGGAATAATTAAATTTTGGCGTACCAGCGGCTAAGAATTCATCCTTACTATTTGTAAACCGAATTTCTGCATTCAATAAATCGCAAAAAATTAAATTAAATATATATTTTAATCTTGATGTAGTATTTTCTGTGTAAATTAATATCATATAATCAAAAGAATATGAAATGTGTTTGAAATACAATTGAATATTTCGAGCTTTCTTTTATTCATTTATTAGTTGCAACATATATTCGTTTAGAAATTCCTCATGAGTTTTTATCCATTCTTTTTTTTCACCAACTATCTCGAATTTGTGTTTTCGAAATAGATTCAAACTATGATCATTGTTGGCAGTTATATTACAAAAAAGTTGATGCAATCCGAGATGAGAAAATGCGTAATTAATGAATAATTCGAGAGCAGCCGAGGCGTAGCCCTTCCCTTTGTTTTCGTCTTCGCCAATAAGGATTCCTATGCCTGCACGATTATGATAGGGATCGAAATCGAACATATCAATTGCACCGATTGTAGAATTTTCCGACATATTTTTTGCATCTATCATTAGCCGCAATTGTTTGGTTTCGTATATATCGAGATGGGAATTCTCGACATATTTCCTGATAATATATCTTGAAAATGGCACTATGGTATTACTTAGTTTCCAAACCGATGGATCGTTTTCCCACTTGTAAATAATATCGGCATCGGAAAGTTCGATGGCACGAAGTTTTACAAAATCATTTTCAAGTTTTAGAATGTCGGTAAAGTTGTCTGATAAATCCATTTATTTATTTTTAAAAGAATTAGAAACTAAAATCTTTTCATTTTGTTATAAAAACAATATATTTTGATGCTATAATTCTTCGGCAGATTCTACTCTATGAACAGAATCTACTCCGTCTATTCTAATTAAATGCGATATTAAGATATTTAAATCATTTACATTATGAACATATACCTCAAAAAAACCTTTAAAAATTCCATCATGGCTGTCAATTTTAACCGAACGGATATTTATTTTCAGATGCTCTGTAATTGAATTTGCCAGATCGGCAACCAATCCTGGTTTTTCGATTCCTACCAGAGAAATTTTCTCCAAAAAAGAATCCAATTTTTGTGTGGTCCATTCAACTTTTATGAGCAATTCTTTATATCTTGCCTGAATTGCTGCCACATTCGGACATTTTGTTTTATGTATAAGTATTGATCCATCTGCTTTTGTATATCCAA from Bacteroidota bacterium includes the following:
- a CDS encoding GNAT family N-acetyltransferase; this translates as MDLSDNFTDILKLENDFVKLRAIELSDADIIYKWENDPSVWKLSNTIVPFSRYIIRKYVENSHLDIYETKQLRLMIDAKNMSENSTIGAIDMFDFDPYHNRAGIGILIGEDENKGKGYASAALELFINYAFSHLGLHQLFCNITANNDHSLNLFRKHKFEIVGEKKEWIKTHEEFLNEYMLQLINE